From one Mytilus edulis chromosome 1, xbMytEdul2.2, whole genome shotgun sequence genomic stretch:
- the LOC139513342 gene encoding mucin-21-like yields MIIFHTIFLLMTVAAVAPMAPKEYSPKKKSGTCPKETHAELAVCKEECKNDQECPGVELCCRLSACSTYCRSPVGHQGGTRTSLVLTDTGSHLGASGIGSSRGMNDNLAAHSSSSGTGATGRGHSSSAIIRGSSSGIISLDDHNCNHVCGQGKSCPSGHKCVLDGCRSYCVETSGGDGLSDTLIRGSSVSGIIRKSSSAMSSGIRDSSRLDSNCDYACGVEKPCQSGYKCVQEGCNSYCVQGSGSINGIPKLSETLTGRNNNAAIIRSSSSDGHGMTRVSSINGASSIKCVNDCGGDIPCGSGYKCVHEGCSSYCVKTTSGAMIGSSGGHTMSEMVGGSHSGMSSSSSGRNTASGTARNSHSAMSSGSSGVGRSSTKCTNECGQDLACGSGYACVHEGCSTFCVRKSSDGMIGTSGHSSTGSLDSSGGIHNVGGSRASGGHRTGAEILDAISGSRIGSQSTNKGTSDCRKLCSTNADCKSSLKECVLVSCHRFCRRIRVSNSYAP; encoded by the exons ATGATTATATTCCATACCATATTTCTATTGATGACAGTTGCCGCAGTGGCACCAATGGCACCTAAAG AATATTCCCCAAAGAAAAAAAGTGGAACTTGTCCAAAAGAAACACATGCCGAACTAGCTGTTTGCAAGGAAGAATGTAAAAATGACCAAGAATGTCCAGGAGTCGAGCTTTGCTGCCGACTAAGCGCCTGTTCAACTTACTGCCGAAGTCCAGTTGGCCATCAAGGCGGGACACGCACATCACTCGTACTAACTGATACTGGTAGCCATTTGGGAGCAAGTGGCATTGGATCGTCTCGTGGAATGAATGATAATTTAGCAGCACACTCATCTTCTTCCGGAACTGGTGCAACAGGAAGAGGGCACTCATCGTCTGCTATAATTAGAGGTTCTTCAAGTGGCATTATATCCCTCGATGACCATAACTGTAACCATGTTTGTGGACAAGGGAAATCATGCCCTTCAGGACACAAATGTGTACTAGACGGTTGTAGAAGTTACTGTGTAGAAACATCTGGGGGAGATGGTTTATCTGATACGTTGATCAGAGGTTCATCTGTGTCTGGGATCATTAGAAAATCATCATCTGCCATGTCTAGTGGTATAAGAGATAGTAGCAGACTAGACAGTAACTGTGATTATGCATGTGGAGTAGAAAAACCGTGTCAATCTGGATATAAATGTGTTCAAGAAGGATGCAATAGTTACTGTGTGCAAGGTTCTGGAAGTATTAATGGTATCCCAAAACTGTCAGAAACCTTAACGGGTAGAAACAATAATGCAGCAATTATTAGAAGTTCATCATCAGACGGTCACGGAATGACAAGGGTTTCATCAATCAATGGCGCATCAAGTATAAAATGCGTAAACGATTGCGGTGGAGATATACCTTGTGGATCTGGATATAAATGTGTTCACGAAGGATGCAGCAGTTACTGCGTTAAAACTACTTCTGGAGCTATGATTGGTTCATCTGGTGGACACACAATGTCTGAAATGGTAGGAGGTTCCCACTCTGGAATGTCCAGTAGCTCATCTGGCAGAAACACTGCGTCTGGAACTGCAAGAAATTCCCACTCTGCAATGTCCAGTGGATCATCTGGGGTTGGCAGATCATCTACAAAATGTACAAATGAATGTGGGCAAGATTTAGCTTGTGGATCGGGATATGCTTGTGTACATGAGGGCTGCAGCACCTTCTGCGTTAGAAAATCTTCTGATGGTATGATTGGTACGTCTGGTCATTCTTCAACAGGCAGCTTAGATTCATCTGGTGGTATCCACAATGTAGGTGGCAGTCGTGCATCTGGAGGTCATCGTACAGGTGCTGAAATTTTGGACGCAATATCAGGTTCCAGAATAGGTTCGCAGTCGACAAATAAAGGGACATCTGATTGCAGAAAATTGTGTTCTACCAATGCAGATTGTAAATCATCCCTTAAAGAATGTGTCCTTGTTAGTTGCCACAGGTTTTGTCGAAGAATAAGAGTTTCAAATAGTTACGCACCATAG
- the LOC139484583 gene encoding uncharacterized protein isoform X2, producing MCSTPGTISHGFPLGSKSAYVKDDQLGFVCHDSYKQTGTPTITCNGTHWIGSPKCSLDFIDDVWFWLLIGLGLLLTIAIITALCLYCTKRHRYRRRNRVRALNSDDDEQFGCCGGCCDYGGSCDVCGCIDYYGCCALYGCCGYLGVCSWFFGCCRCCREPLESHRKRMDVTGNVFYINHQNVTPRISTRWEELPKRGRLSKKTAMRLKKKRQRMLENRDYVSERVENPLNDETYGKVRRSAKDLDIWLPHSNPVRSINTSTK from the exons ATGTGTAGCACTCCGGGTACTATTTCTCATGGATTTCCCTTGGGATCTAAATCCGCATATGTTAAAGACGATCAATTGGGATTTGTGTGTCATGATAGTTATAAACAAACAGGGACTCCAACAATAACATGTAATGGCACACATTGGATTGGTTCACCTAAATGTTCGTTGGATTTTATTGATGATG TTTGGTTCTGGTTGCTGATTGGTTTAGGACTTTTGCTAACCATCGCTATTATAACAGCATTGTGTTTGTATTGCACAAAACGACACAG GTATCGTCGCCGTAATCGAGTTCGTGCTTTGAATTCTGATGACGACGAACAATTTGGCTGCTGTGGGGGATGTTGTGATTATGGTGGAAGTTGTGATGTCTGTGGATGCATTGATTACTATGGATGCTGTGCGTTGTATGGTTGCTGTGGTTATCTTGGGGTGTGTAGTTGGTTTTTCGGTTGTTGTCGATGTTGTCGAGAACCACTCGAAAGTCACCGGAAAAGAATGGATGTTACCGGGAACGTTTTCTATATTAATCATCAAAACGTAACTCCAAGAATATCAACAAGATGGGAAGAGCTACCAAAACGAGGTCGATTATCTAAGAAAACGGCAATgagattaaaaaagaaaagacagcGAATGCTTGAAAACCGAGATTATGTGTCAGAACGTGTCGAAAACCCTTTAAACGACGAAACGTATGGTAAAGTAAGAAGGAGTGCAAAAGACTTAGATATATGGTTGCCGCATTCAAATCCAGTTCGGAGTATTAATACTAGTACTAAATGA
- the LOC139484561 gene encoding uncharacterized protein isoform X2, giving the protein MMGFQTTLLSVALTIMTVAAYTPTEKKLGLHGVNKVLQLENGGDIRGHLGDSLSVLDVIDANRRAGSDRRSSDVSGIIRSSSFQRSGSVLSNDGINKNCHNECGVNKLCSVGQKCVRDGCDSYCVQVSSGSVVGASRLSESIRRGNTVSEIRRGSSSDLSRLSSIDGLKCNYGCGDNKLCGLGHKCVHEGCNSYCVQIASGSLIGSGQSLTGRLDLSSNAHSETIGSSRTLSGHTGSDILDAISARRSRMDLLDTVSSRRRGSSGSSNSGIVSQSVVGVPSDCRRLCNTDSDCAPSKYCTNVKCHRICRRRPSKGYSG; this is encoded by the exons ATGATGGGATTTCAAACCACATTACTATCAGTGGCATTGACCATAATGACAGTAGCCG CTTATACACCTACAGAAAAGAAATTAGGTCTACATGGAGTGAACAAGGTTTTACAGCTTGAAAATGGAGGAGATATTAGGGGTCATCTTGGAGACTCACTTTCTGTATTGGATGTAATTGATGCAAATAGACGAGCAGGATCTGACAGAAGAAGTTCAGATGTCTCTGGAATTATAAGAAGCTCTTCATTTCAAAGGTCTGGTAGTGTATTGAGCAATGATGGTATTAACAAAAACTGTCATAATGAGTGCGGAGTAAATAAACTATGTAGCGTAGGACAGAAATGTGTACGAGATGGTTGTGACAGTTATTGCGTCCAAGTTTCATCCGGAAGTGTAGTTGGTGCATCTAGATTGTCGGAGTCTATAAGAAGGGGAAACACAGTCTCAGAAATTAGGAGAGGTTCGTCATCTGACCTATCAAGACTGTCAAGCATTGATGGTTTGAAATGCAATTATGGATGTGGAGACAATAAACTATGTGGATTAGGACATAAATGTGTCCACGAAGGATGCAACAGCTATTGCGTACAAATAGCATCTGGTAGCTTAATTGGTTCTGGTCAGTCTTTGACTGGACGTTTGGATCTATCTAGCAATGCTCATTCAGAAACTATTGGTAGCAGTCGTACATTGTCTGGTCACACAGGTTCTGACATTCTTGACGCTATCTCAGCTAGACGTAGTCGCATGGATTTATTAGACACAGTTTCTTCTAGACGAAGAGGATCATCTGGTTCATCTAATTCAGGGATCGTATCTCAATCAGTAGTAGGAGTCCCCAGTGACTGCAGAAGACTATGTAATACTGATTCAGATTGTGCACCAAGCAAATACTGTACCAACGTTAAATGTCACAGGATTTGCAGAAGAAGACCATCTAAAGGATACTCAGGATGA
- the LOC139484583 gene encoding uncharacterized protein isoform X1, which yields MVCSEPGTISDGYTTSTKSRYGNHEAVGYICHQGYSLVGSPIITCNGSHWSTLPECTLNIKDDVWFWLLIGLGLLLTIAIITALCLYCTKRHRYRRRNRVRALNSDDDEQFGCCGGCCDYGGSCDVCGCIDYYGCCALYGCCGYLGVCSWFFGCCRCCREPLESHRKRMDVTGNVFYINHQNVTPRISTRWEELPKRGRLSKKTAMRLKKKRQRMLENRDYVSERVENPLNDETYGKVRRSAKDLDIWLPHSNPVRSINTSTK from the exons aTGGTATGTAGTGAGCCTGGAACTATTTCAGACGGTTACACGACGTCTACGAAGAGTCGCTATGGCAACCATGAAGCTGTTGGATATATCTGTCACCAAGGGTACAGTCTGGTTGGAAGTCCAATAATTACCTGCAATGGATCTCACTGGAGCACACTACCAGAATGTACGTTAAACATAAAAGATGATg TTTGGTTCTGGTTGCTGATTGGTTTAGGACTTTTGCTAACCATCGCTATTATAACAGCATTGTGTTTGTATTGCACAAAACGACACAG GTATCGTCGCCGTAATCGAGTTCGTGCTTTGAATTCTGATGACGACGAACAATTTGGCTGCTGTGGGGGATGTTGTGATTATGGTGGAAGTTGTGATGTCTGTGGATGCATTGATTACTATGGATGCTGTGCGTTGTATGGTTGCTGTGGTTATCTTGGGGTGTGTAGTTGGTTTTTCGGTTGTTGTCGATGTTGTCGAGAACCACTCGAAAGTCACCGGAAAAGAATGGATGTTACCGGGAACGTTTTCTATATTAATCATCAAAACGTAACTCCAAGAATATCAACAAGATGGGAAGAGCTACCAAAACGAGGTCGATTATCTAAGAAAACGGCAATgagattaaaaaagaaaagacagcGAATGCTTGAAAACCGAGATTATGTGTCAGAACGTGTCGAAAACCCTTTAAACGACGAAACGTATGGTAAAGTAAGAAGGAGTGCAAAAGACTTAGATATATGGTTGCCGCATTCAAATCCAGTTCGGAGTATTAATACTAGTACTAAATGA